Below is a window of Poecilia reticulata strain Guanapo linkage group LG8, Guppy_female_1.0+MT, whole genome shotgun sequence DNA.
CATCTTAAATGTAGTTTTGGATAGGAGATATGTAGTTTTGACTaactaaaatttaattaatagcAAATAATGACTAGTCAAACCTAATTTACAGATATCTTGAATTGCAATTTTGATTAGTCAAAATTTATTTCCAGATATCTCAAAATGAATTAGAGATAAGATTTCTCTCTTagatataaattatattttctatttaagatatcttaaatcaacattttaagtAGAATGACATTACTAACTACTGACGTTTTGACTTTATATAGTGAAAACGTCACTGACTTACGTAGCATTTTGAAAGTtcaatgaaataatgaaaaatagaagaaaaaaaagtttttgaaatggctacATTTTCAACTTGAAAATGGGTTGACAGAAGCACTTTTAAAGGCTGTTCTAACAGACATAATAAAGAATAGACCCTGCATTGGCTGTTCTGACCCGGGAACACAACGTTCGTACTTAGCTGAACCAAAGCAGAGTTAGTCCATGATGTTTTGCTATCTACCCATATCCAACATTGTCTAGCTGTTTCCACATTGTGGCATTCTGCAGGCAACTGTTTGGACAGCACAAAGGGGCCCCCATGCCCACAATTCTTAATTCTgatatctaaaaatgtaaatttaactAGTCATAATTACGttcaagatatcttaaattgTAATACAGACATGTGTCCCGTCAAATGACAGATCCGGTGACGTCATTTGATGTATCTTGAAAGAAATTGTGACtcgtgaaaatgtatttaaagatatctttaattattattcttactAATCAGAATGTAAATGCAGAtacaggcacgtgcagaggggggggcggctgggggtgcttgagcacctgccctttttgctccttgccccaaagtcaatatttatttattttttttatcttttttttttttggtatatcCTAAGCCCTtttctgacaaataaaaacatgtgctaaaattctttgcttttttgtataacataataagccggtcaccttgttacctttgaccttttgcccgtgacgcatgatgCAGTTGCCTCTCGTGCAGTGagataaagcggctaactggagctcaacgtagcaaacgttccagattacagaacagattttggtgaattattaaaaaaaacgtttttgaataaagtgaagtagtcagatgacggaaaacgttgaagtatcgtttctgcttcagcttagagtcgcggtttaagcagagaggtaatgaaatacNNNNNNNNNNNNNNNNNNNNNNNNNNNNNNNNNNNNNNNNNNNNNNNNNNNNNNNNNNNNNNNNNNNNNNNNNNNNNNNNNNNNNNNNNNNNNNNNNNNNNNNNNNNNNNNNNNNNNNNNNNNNNNNNNNNNNNNNNNNNNNNNNNNNNNNNNNNNNNNNNNNNNNNNNNNNNNNNNNNNNNNNNNNNNNNNNNNNNNNNNNNNNNNNNNNNNNNNNNNNNNNNNNNNNNNNNNNNNNNNNNNNNNNNNNNNNNNNNNNNNNNNNNNNNNNNNNNNNNNNNNNNNNNNNNNNNNNNNNNNNNNNNNNNNNNNNNNNNNNNNNNNNNNNNNNNNNNNNNNNNNNNNNNNNNNNNNNNNNNNNNNNNNNNNNNNNNNNNNNNNNNNNNNNNNNNNNNNNNNNNNNNNNNNNNNNNNNNNNNNNNNNNNNNNNNNNNNNNNNNNNNNNNNNNNNNNNNNNNNNNNNNNNNNNNNNNNNNNNNNNNNNNNNNNNNNNNNNNNNNNNNNNNNNNNNNNNNNNNNNNNNNNNNNNNNNNNNNNNNNNNNNNNNNNNNNNNNNNNNNNNNNNNNNNNNNNNNNNNNNNNNNNNNNNNNNNNNNNNNNNNNNNNNNNNNNNNNNNNNNNNNNNNNNNNNNNNNNNNNNNNNNNNNNNNNNNNNNNNNNNNNNNNNNNNNNNNNNNNNNNNNNNNNNNNNNNNNNNNNNNNNNNNNNNNNNNNNNNNNNNNNNNNNNNNNNNNNNNNNNNNNNNNNNNNNNNNNNNNNNNNNNNNNNNNNNNNNNNNNNNNNNNNNNNNNNNNNNNNNNNNNNNNNNNNNNNNNNNNNNNNNNNNNNNNNNNNNNNNNNNNNNNNNNNNNNNNNNNNNNNNNNNNNNNNNNNNNNNNNNNNNNNNNNNNNNNNNNNNNNNNNNNNNNNNNNNNNNNNNNNNNNNNNNNNNNNNNNNNNNNNNNNNNNNNNNNNNNNNNNNNNNNNNNNNNNNNNNNNNNNNNNNNNNNNNNNNNNNNNNNNNNNNNNNNNNNNNNNNNNNNNNNNNNNNNNNNNNNNNNNNNNNNNNNNNNNNNNNNNNNNNNNNNNNNNNNNNNNNNNNNNNNNNNNNNNNNNNNNNNNNNNNNNNNNNNNNNNNNNNNNNNNNNNNNNNNNNNNNNNNNNNNNNNNNNNNNNNNNNNNNNNNNNNNNNNNNNNNNNNNNNNNNNNNNNNNNNNNNNNNNNNNNNNNNNNNNNNNNNNNNNNNNNNNNNNNNNNNNNNNNNNNNNNNNNNNNNNNNNNNNNNNNNNNNNNNNNNNNNNNNNNNNNNNNNNNNNNNNNNNNNNNNNNNNNNNNNNNNNNNNNNNNNNNNNNNNNNNNNNNNNNNNNNNNNNNNNNNNNNNNNNNNNNNNNNNNNNNNNNNNNNNNNNNNNNNNNNNNNNNNNNNNNNNNNNNNNNNNNNNNNNNNNNNNNNNNNNNNNNNNNNNNNNNNNNNNNNNNNNNNNNNNNNNNNNNNNNNNNNNNNNNNNNNNNNNNNNNNNNNNNNNNNNNNNNNNNNNNNNNNNNNNNNNNNNNNNNNNNNNNNNNNNNNNNNNNNNNNNNNNNNNNNNNNNNNNNNNNNNNNNNNNNNNNNNNNNNNNNNNNNNNNNNNNNNNNNNNNNNNNNNNNNNNNNNNNNNNNNNNNNNNNNNNNNNNNNNNNNNNNNNNNNNNNNNNNNNNNNNNNNNNNNNNNNNNNNNNNNNNNNNNNNNNNNNNNNNNNNNNNNNNNNNNNNNNNNNNNNNNNNNNNNNNNNNNNNNNNNNNNNNNNNNNNNNNNNNNNNNNNNNNNNNNNNNNNNNNNNNNNNNNNNNNNNNNNNNNNNNNNNNNNNNNNNNNNNNNNNNNNNNNNNNNNNNNNNNNNNNNNNNNNNNNNNNNNNNNNNNNNNNNNNNNNNNNNNNNNNNNNNNNNNNNNNNNNNNNNNNNNNNNNNNNNNNNNNNNNNNNNNNNNNNNNNNNNNNNNNNNNNNNNNNNNNNNNNNNNNNNNNNNNNNNNNNNNNNNNNNNNNNNNNNNNNNNNNNNNNNNNNNNNNNNNNNNNNactttcctataacaaaatagacctgcagaaagaaatgactaataaaatattttacataggcatagtgttatgctctatatggagatgttcaattgtatatgtcacatttttgtaatttatcattgtttattaaactctgaaagctgagtggctgttaatattctgtcctagaatgtggttagatgggccctttttttgttgttgagcacctgcccctttagtggcctctgcacggccctgaggTAGAAGGTGCTGTGATCAGAGTCAACCGTAGCTGTAGAAATTGCTGTGCAAGTACAAAAATCAACCCTTTAACAGTCTCAGTGACACAGTGGTGGCAGTATGATTGTGTGGATGCTTTTCATCAGCAGACACTGGTCAGTTCACATAAATGACAGTTGTGAGACTTACAGGAGGCTGTTAAGATTTAAAACGTAATGTTCTGATGCTCTTCGTCTAATCTCAGTCTTGTAAGTTCATTTCATTTATGAGCATCAGAGTACAGAAGACAATGCTGAACACACCACACTTTAATATTTGgaaagcacattttttaaaccacTCATGCTCTTATTCCCatttctactttgttttggCTCATCACATAGATGAAACAGAGCTTGTGGTTACAGGACGGCCACTGGACAATGCAGTCGCTCCTAAAATCATGAGCTTTGTCAACACAGACAGCAGATCAATATTTTCATGAGACATAAGTCGCCACAATAACGACTTCTTGGACGCAATATCATAAGCAAcatcttgaatatttttaatgactgaTAGAAAGCTAATATATTCAAAGGCAAACAAAGCCATTTGAAATCAGTTATTCAATAGCTTCCTGACAGGCAGTCTCTTTCAATGGGTACAGCAGAAAGTTGAGGTTCCGCCAATCAAATGGGTAAAGCTTTAAAAGCATTTTGCCAGTGCAATGAGGttccacacttttcagcagAAAGTAGAGAATCACCAGATTGAGAAAATTCTGATCATAGAAGTTTTCCCCCCAAGGAGGTTATTAGTTTATGGAAAGTTTGGCAAAATAGCTAAATTATCCTCTTTCAGTTGTGTTGGGTCTTAATCAGTACatgtctagtttttttttatgctgaagCAATGtctatttctaaaaatgaaaaaaaaaaagtatcaggGTGTTTCAACTAGATATAAATGACCAAAACAAACCACTTCTGTTGTAAAGCCAtgtctttattaaaatgatcCTCCAAATCTAGAAACAGcagatcaaataaaataaaaaattagataAGACAACAGCCTCCCCGTTGTTTCAATGCTATACCAGTTTCCAAATTACATGTTAGTTGGGTCAAAATGAGCACATTATCTAACAGacctgcaacatttttttaaacagaatgaCTAACGCAAACTAATTTAAGTCCAATTTTTCTGCCTTAAATTTCCAACCAAGTCAAATGAACGTTAGCTGGGATCCCTTCCCACTTCCACTCTCCTTTCCTCCCTGTGATTACATTTGATGGGACAGATAAGTTGGGCAATGAAAGATAACTGTTTGACTGagatcaaatttaaatgtgttcattGTACATGAAACATACTGACAGGAAAGCTAGCCAGACAATTCAATTACAGGAAGCCCTGAAAGGGAGGGCTGAAAGTCGTGGACTGAGGAGAAACACACCAGAAAATGACTTGTGTGGAAGTGATGGGGTTCTGATGGAGGAACTGCTCAATACTCATCTCCTTGTCCCTCCATCTTGTAGCCGTTCTCACCAGAACCATAATCCTCTGCTGATTGGAAGGACTGCTGATCCATCATTCCGTCCTGACTGTACTCCTCCATATTGGCCGGTGCACCATCATCCTCGTTACCCATTTCGTCTTGGGGGCCAATGTCATCTCGTGTGGGGGCATGGCGTTCCTCTCTCCGTTcacctctctccctctccccaCGCTCCCTCTTATGCTCCCTGTCCCTGTCCCGTTCCCTACGCCTGTCTCGGTCCCTGTGGCTCCGCCTTCTGTCTCTGTCCCTATCTCTGTCCCTGTCTTTGCGCTCCTCTGTCCCCTCAGCCACCTCTCCTCCATGCTCCTCTGGCACACGTTCCCCACCCTCTGGAGGGCCGTCCCCCTGGCCAACCTCATCCCCATCTAGACCTTTGCCTCTCTCCCTGTCTCTCTTCCGATCCCTGCTCCTACTCCTCCTCTTACGGTCTCTACTTCTTTCTCTACTCCTGctgtctcctcctcctgcccccCCACGTTCTCGGTCTCGGTCTCGACGTCGGCTACTACTCCCACCATCTTCTCCCACCACAATCCCTCGTTCTCTCTCCCTATCTCGCTCCCTCGACCGAGTGTGACGGCGCCTTTCACGGGACCGGGACCTCCGCCGTTCTCTGTCCTTGTCACGATCGCGGTCTCGACTGCGCTCCCTTCTTTCTCCACGTTCACTGAGTattgagaacaaaacaaaaaccatcaaTAAGAATGCCTTCTTCAGGTCTACAGAACCTTTCTGAAAAGAATCACTCACGTGCCCAGTGAACGATCATCGTAACGTGATGCATCGTCTCGACCAGAATGCTTGATGTTGACGTCAGCTCCACCTCTCCGTGTCCCACCCAATCCTCCTCCTAGACAGAGTAGAAGCAGCAAACCAGTTCATTTAAACTATGGACTGAACCTTACCGTGTAGAAAGATAATCTGGCTgtatcactgcaaaaactgaaatcttagtaagattaaatatcttaaattaaagagatttttcttgttttctttctgacaagataatttttctcaccaagagggatttatgttagaatatttttcttattttaagtgtttttgtatttaattatctcagtaagatataaaagcttaatattaagaaaatattacttattatgagtaaatatgtgctagaatctagaatatcaatatttaccaatcaaacttcaagtctagaacttattttatataagtaaaaatttcttatttcaagcacagaAAGCGAAATCACATMCTTAATGAAATGtcttcagataattaaaacagactatGTCCAAATGGAATCCTTTGTGTTATtgacaatgaaaaataaaaaactcatgAACTTATACTCTTGTATAAGTTGGCAGTGTActggaaattataatttaatatttaaacggttgacatttaacacaacaatttcagaaacaatatcagtttatacactgctcaaaaaaataaagggaacactttaacatttaagtgaacactgaagtgttccctttatttttttttagcagtatataTATCAAGATAATTCTTGTCATGTTTCATCTGCTGTGGACCTTAATCTGATCTTCTTGATGCAACATGTGGAACCTCTTACTGACACGTCATGACATTTCTATCGATGTGTGATTTGAAATGGCTGGTWTTCCACACAATGAGATTAGAATCAACAATATTGATTGGCTCAAtgtcatgataaatattttaatttttggtttatatttcaaattatttataagttactaatattagtttgaacaatattttattcatcatgtttgtCACCCCTTTTATGACATCATACAATCCAAATGGGAAAGCGCCCAAAATGTCAGTGAGATAGTATTAATGTTCNNNNNNNNNNNNNNNNNNNNNNNNNNNNNNNNNNNNNNNNNNNNNNNNNNNNNNNNNNNNNNNNNNNNNNNNNNNNNNNNNNNNNNNNNNNNNNNNNNNNNNNNNNNNNNNNNNNNNNNNNNNNNNNNNNNNNNNNNNNNNNNNNNNNNNNNNNNNNNNNNNNNNNNNNNNNNNNNNNNNNNNNNNNNNNNNNNNNNNNNNNNNNNNNNNNNNNNNNNNNNNNNNNNNNNNNNNNNNNNNNNNNNNNNNNNNNNNNNNNNNNNNNNNNNNNNNNNNNNNNNNNNNNNNNNNNNNNNNNNNNNNNNNNNNNNNNNNNNNNNNNNNNNNNNNNNNNNNNNNNNNNNNNNNNNNNNNNNNNNNNNNNNNNNNNNNNNNNNNNNNNNNNNNNNNNNNNNNNNNNNNNNNNNNNNNNNNNNNNNNNNNNNNNNNNNNNNNNNNNNNNNNNNNNNNNNNNNNNNNNNNNNNNNNNNNNNNNNNNNNNNNNNNNNNNNNNNNNNNNNNNNNNNNNNNNNNNNNNNNNNNNNNNNNNNNNNNNNNNNNNNNNNNNNNNNNNNNNNNNNNNNNNNNNNNNNNNNNNNNNNNNNNNNNNNNNNNNNNNNNNNNNNNNNNNNNNNNNNNNNNNNNNNGAGGTAAGTTTAAAGTTGTCTGTCTTTCTAAGATAAGCTAActgaagctagttagcatgtcgTGATATGCCAATTTTAAAGAGCCGCTCTTGTGAATATGAGCTTTGAACAGTYATTAACCACAATAGCTGTGGCTTAAAAATATCGACATGAGTTCTTGGTAGCTTCCGTTTTTAACATAGCTAAGGTGGCTTCTCATTTAGCTTCTGATTCGGGAAACGGTTAAAGGGCAATTCCGCCTAGTATTTCACTAACTGAGGGTGTTTGAtgtgctgtaatttaaaaacttaaatgcaaTGAGTCTAAAAGGTTAGATATTCCACACTGTTACCAGGATATTTTAAacaccattttttaatttagcacatgaactaaaataagacttgttttatttttcaagtaaaccaaactgttgccatggtgaagcCTATGCCAGACACATCGTCAATCACGTATTGCACCATCTACAAGAAACTTTGGGAATTGCAAGTGACAACGTCCTTCACATTCTTGAGGTAAGAAATTTATGATACTGATTCATCATTACACTGATTAGTCCCTAAAACgtggtttgttttgtgattgtttttctgtctgtgctccAATTAGCAGATGACCCAACAACTTCAAACAAGACCACTTTTCAGCTCTGTGGTGATCGTGAAACCAACTTTCTACTGGCCATTGGAACCATSCCTGCCTGYCCTGATCTTCTGAAAGGAGGACATCACAGCTACTACACCTTTCAGCATGCTTGTGTGTGGCCActcctctctgtgctgctgacagACGTCTTGAGAACMCCGTCCGTAACTGAGGCAAGACTTCCACATATAGAAGGCTATGGCTGATTGGAAGAAGTTCATTGTGGAGGAAGCTCCTATTGTTGACAATCTAAtcccaagattttttttttgctttggacaATTTGATTTGCTTGACTCTTAGGGCATCTTATGAGTGTGGCAGATGTGTCGGTTCGTCAATGTTCTGTCATTTTACAGGATTGTTTCAGAATCAGATGCCMATCCAGACTTTAAATTCTGACCAgtagtcatgttttattgtgtttatgtgaaacttaaatgtaataaagatgttaaaagtAATTGRACTTATGTCTTCATTTCAGCAAGCCAATAACGTCTCTTGTTCCAGTATTCACAGGAtcaatttttggatttttgcCTTAGCATAAGAACCTTGAGTAAAGctatgacaaaatatatattttaatcctatgcaacaataaaaataaactagttTTAGGTAtatcactgcaaaaagtcccctttcaaaacaagaaaaaaaagtacaaaaatagggtataattttcttaaaataagaaaaattatctgccaacagaacaagaaaatttatcttgtcaagattttccaaatatcttaaaatttgtgtatttgtacttaaaacaagccaattttactaatACAAATAGAATATATGAGATTTAATTTcatagaacatttttcttaaaataagataatatatcttcCTCGTAcaagtaaaattggcttgttttaagtaaaaatacactaattttaagatatttgtacgtttatcttggttagat
It encodes the following:
- the snrnp70 gene encoding U1 small nuclear ribonucleoprotein 70 kDa, with protein sequence MTQFLPPNLLALFAPRDPIPFLPQLEKLPHEKHHNQPYCGIAPFIRHFEDPRDAPPPTRAETREERLERKRREKIERRQTVLETELKLWDPHNDPNAQGDAFKTLFVARINYDTTESKLRREFEVYGPIKRIYIVYNKRTGKPRGYAFIEYEHERDMHSAYKHADGKKIDGRRVLVDVERGRTVKGWRPRRLGGGLGGTRRGGADVNIKHSGRDDASRYDDRSLGTERGERRERSRDRDRDKDRERRRSRSRERRRHTRSRERDRERERGIVVGEDGGSSSRRRDRDRERGGAGGGDSRSRERSRDRKRRSRSRDRKRDRERGKGLDGDEVGQGDGPPEGGERVPEEHGGEVAEGTEERKDRDRDRDRDRRRSHRDRDRRRERDRDREHKRERGERERGERREERHAPTRDDIGPQDEMGNEDDGAPANMEEYSQDGMMDQQSFQSAEDYGSGENGYKMEGQGDEY